In Anaerolineales bacterium, the following proteins share a genomic window:
- a CDS encoding GyrI-like domain-containing protein has protein sequence MKTLDLKKELKYLYAPSAKKPEILKVPKLQFAMIDGKIEKGKEPGNSPAFAEATQALYSVSYTLKFMFKKRKTNAVDYPVMALEGLWGIQDVMVDVAKKDNWSYTLMILQPDIVTKDIFAEGLEQVRKKKGASPALSQVRLAHFEEGPCVQMMHIGPYATEPATIEVMRLFAQENSYRDNVGPNGMHHEIYLSDPRKAKPEKMKTGLRHPVKKK, from the coding sequence ATGAAAACGCTTGACCTGAAAAAGGAATTGAAATATTTGTACGCGCCATCCGCGAAGAAGCCTGAGATTTTGAAAGTTCCAAAGTTGCAATTCGCCATGATCGACGGCAAGATCGAAAAAGGGAAAGAGCCAGGCAACTCGCCCGCCTTTGCGGAAGCGACACAAGCCTTGTACAGCGTTTCATACACGCTGAAGTTCATGTTCAAGAAGCGCAAGACGAACGCGGTGGATTATCCCGTGATGGCGCTGGAGGGATTGTGGGGCATTCAGGATGTGATGGTGGATGTAGCAAAGAAGGATAACTGGTCGTATACGCTGATGATTCTTCAGCCCGACATCGTCACAAAAGATATTTTTGCGGAGGGATTGGAACAAGTCCGCAAGAAGAAAGGAGCTTCGCCCGCGTTGTCTCAGGTGCGGCTGGCTCATTTTGAAGAAGGTCCGTGCGTGCAAATGATGCACATCGGACCGTACGCCACCGAGCCTGCCACCATCGAGGTGATGCGCCTCTTCGCACAGGAAAACAGCTACCGCGATAATGTCGGACCGAACGGGATGCACCATGAAATCTATCTCAGCGATCCGCGCAAGGCGAAGCCTGAGAAGATGAAAACTGGGTTGAGGCATCCGGTGAAGAAGAAGTAA
- the dinB gene encoding DNA polymerase IV translates to MPRTILHLDLDAFFCAVEETRDPSLRGKAFAVGGRPEERGVVASCSYAARRNGVRSAMPMSQALRLCPGLIIVSGRHRAYREVSKQVMQRLHDLTALVEQVSIDEAFLDISDIQDDPQRVARGLQARIRDELHLPCSIGIASNKLMAKIATEVGKAAALKRIKSQGRAEPPNAVTVVPSGEEAAFLSPLPADMLWGVGPKTSKRLAELGIHTIGDIAKWPESELIRLFGENGRDLAHHAKGIDNRPVVTERETKSISQEITFSRDVRDDKVLEKTVREQAAEVARQLRKNELAGSTIKLKIRWPDFTTATRQKSLGHRTDQDDEIAKAALELLKVVRKSNQFVRLIGVGVSGIGAPVRQLGLWDVDTEKSRKLQQAVDALHEKFGSDVIYKGEQNENA, encoded by the coding sequence ATGCCGAGAACGATTCTGCACCTCGACCTCGACGCCTTCTTCTGCGCGGTGGAGGAAACCCGCGATCCTTCCCTGCGCGGCAAAGCCTTCGCCGTAGGCGGCAGACCCGAAGAGCGCGGCGTGGTCGCTTCGTGTTCATACGCCGCGCGGCGCAACGGCGTGCGAAGCGCGATGCCGATGAGTCAGGCGCTTCGGCTCTGCCCGGGGCTGATCATCGTCTCTGGGCGGCACCGCGCCTATCGCGAAGTGTCGAAGCAGGTGATGCAGAGATTGCACGACCTCACCGCGCTGGTGGAACAGGTCTCGATTGACGAAGCCTTTCTCGACATTTCAGACATTCAGGATGACCCCCAACGCGTCGCGCGCGGACTTCAAGCGCGCATCCGCGACGAGTTGCATCTCCCCTGCTCGATCGGGATCGCATCGAACAAACTCATGGCGAAGATCGCCACCGAGGTAGGCAAAGCCGCGGCGTTGAAGCGGATCAAGTCGCAGGGGCGAGCTGAGCCTCCCAACGCGGTGACAGTTGTCCCGTCGGGAGAAGAAGCGGCGTTTTTGAGTCCACTGCCAGCGGATATGCTGTGGGGAGTCGGACCGAAAACATCCAAACGGCTCGCCGAGTTGGGCATCCACACGATCGGCGATATTGCGAAGTGGCCCGAGAGCGAGTTGATCCGTTTGTTCGGCGAGAACGGGCGCGACCTTGCGCATCATGCAAAAGGGATTGACAATCGTCCCGTCGTTACCGAGCGCGAGACGAAATCCATTAGTCAGGAGATCACGTTTTCGCGCGATGTGCGCGACGACAAAGTGTTGGAAAAAACTGTGCGCGAGCAAGCGGCGGAGGTGGCGCGGCAGTTGCGAAAAAATGAACTGGCTGGTTCGACGATCAAATTGAAGATCCGTTGGCCCGATTTCACGACAGCGACGCGGCAAAAGTCGTTGGGGCATCGCACCGATCAGGATGATGAGATCGCCAAAGCCGCGCTGGAGTTGTTGAAGGTTGTTCGCAAGTCAAATCAATTTGTGCGGCTGATCGGAGTCGGTGTGAGCGGAATCGGCGCGCCCGTGCGGCAGTTGGGCTTGTGGGACGTAGATACTGAAAAGTCGCGCAAGTTGCAACAGGCGGTGGACGCGTTGCATGAGAAATTTGGAAGCGATGTGATTTACAAAGGAGAGCAAAATGAAAACGCTTGA
- a CDS encoding NBR1-Ig-like domain-containing protein produces the protein MKPRFNVLSFMMLVALILSLTPAATAPTSVSAAQTCTDKAQFIADVTVPDGTRFEPGAPFTKDWRLRNVGTCTWTTSYSLVFDTGEKMGAVASSNFANNIAPGQIIDITINMTAPSAAGHYIGYWKFKNAQGALFGIGVNANKAWWVEINVVGTSTTNVAFDFIAKAGEATWSSGAGGLSFPGPNGDAKGFALKLDKPKFESGVELAKPGFLFVPQNITNGFIQGRFPPFRVESGDKFQTRVGCEFGATSCYTAYRLDYEVGNSIRTFWTFRERYEGLTYDANIDLSPLAGQEVRFILYVSAYGSPVGDRALWGNPVVVRKGSAPPPTATGTPPTSTPTQTPGPITPTVPPSACDRVQFIADVTVPDGSTFAPGATFTKTWRLKNVGSCTWTTSYQLAFFSGEQMSAPASATFPRDVAVGQTIDITVPMTAPAAAGSYRGYWMFKNASGALFGIGSQANKPWWVDIKVSGPTLTPSGPTKTPTPTATTGPTVTPQPGSVLDFATGACSATWTSGAGQLPCPGTDGDARGFALKLNSAKLENGSTDPRQTVLTFPQNVSSGYIQGSYPPFRVQAGDRFRSTIGCEYGSNLCYVAFRLDYQIGSDPVATFWGPFLERYEGQSFNVDIDLSPLAGKDVKFVLTALAVGPATGDRALWVGPHIYRATGGGGGSLPDLTINSLSISFPNESCFNPGETLGVRVRVTNSGQASAGSFAVQVGTAQQTVSGLAVGETKIVFFSGYTNPVSVVVDPGGAVAESNESNNSRNENLPVPTPPLPCLSPTPTSTSMSPSTPTLTATPDPLSGWNLFQNSKYKFGVKIPPDAAAGMSDNSGRADFPFAAGTNLREKYLAITVTEGLATCKYASGAATSSSNVTINSVQFLKEEGSEGAAGSFYDWLSYSTMQNNACINLAFVLKSVNPGNLPTPPPIFDKVAESVVFNQIINSFAITP, from the coding sequence ATGAAGCCCCGATTTAACGTACTATCTTTCATGATGCTGGTCGCGCTGATCTTGTCGCTGACGCCCGCCGCGACAGCGCCAACGAGCGTTTCCGCCGCGCAAACATGCACCGATAAGGCGCAGTTCATCGCCGATGTTACTGTGCCAGACGGCACTCGTTTTGAACCTGGTGCGCCGTTCACCAAAGATTGGAGATTGCGAAACGTAGGCACCTGCACCTGGACAACCTCCTACTCGCTCGTGTTCGACACCGGCGAGAAGATGGGCGCGGTAGCCTCTAGCAATTTCGCCAACAACATCGCTCCCGGTCAAATCATTGACATCACGATCAACATGACCGCGCCCAGCGCGGCGGGTCACTACATCGGCTATTGGAAATTCAAGAACGCGCAAGGCGCGCTCTTCGGCATCGGCGTAAACGCGAACAAAGCCTGGTGGGTGGAGATCAACGTTGTTGGAACGTCCACCACGAACGTCGCTTTCGACTTTATCGCCAAAGCCGGTGAAGCCACCTGGTCGAGCGGCGCGGGCGGACTTTCGTTCCCGGGCCCGAACGGCGATGCGAAAGGTTTTGCGCTTAAACTCGACAAACCAAAATTTGAAAGCGGCGTTGAACTTGCCAAACCCGGCTTCCTCTTCGTTCCTCAAAACATCACCAACGGTTTCATTCAGGGACGTTTCCCGCCGTTCCGCGTCGAAAGCGGCGATAAGTTCCAGACCCGCGTAGGTTGCGAGTTCGGCGCGACAAGTTGTTACACCGCTTATCGCCTCGATTACGAAGTCGGCAACTCCATCCGCACATTCTGGACCTTCCGCGAACGTTACGAAGGCTTGACGTACGACGCCAACATTGATCTCTCTCCGCTCGCGGGGCAGGAAGTCCGATTCATCTTGTACGTGTCCGCGTATGGCTCACCCGTTGGAGACCGCGCCCTATGGGGTAACCCGGTCGTCGTCCGGAAAGGAAGCGCTCCTCCTCCTACGGCGACAGGCACTCCGCCAACCTCCACCCCGACCCAAACGCCGGGTCCCATCACTCCGACTGTTCCGCCATCCGCGTGCGACCGCGTTCAATTCATCGCGGATGTCACCGTGCCGGACGGCTCGACGTTCGCGCCCGGCGCGACGTTTACCAAAACATGGCGTTTGAAGAACGTCGGCTCGTGCACGTGGACAACTTCGTACCAACTCGCGTTCTTCAGCGGCGAACAAATGAGCGCGCCCGCCTCTGCCACATTCCCGCGCGATGTGGCGGTTGGTCAGACGATTGACATCACCGTGCCGATGACCGCGCCTGCCGCGGCGGGCTCGTATCGCGGCTATTGGATGTTCAAGAATGCCAGTGGCGCGCTGTTCGGCATTGGCTCGCAAGCGAACAAACCGTGGTGGGTGGATATCAAAGTGTCTGGTCCTACTCTCACCCCAAGCGGACCGACCAAAACGCCCACACCTACCGCCACCACCGGCCCGACCGTCACTCCTCAGCCCGGTTCTGTTCTCGATTTTGCCACCGGCGCTTGCTCTGCCACATGGACCAGCGGCGCGGGTCAATTGCCTTGCCCCGGCACGGACGGCGATGCGCGCGGCTTCGCGCTGAAATTGAACAGCGCCAAACTTGAAAATGGATCAACCGACCCGCGCCAGACCGTCCTCACCTTCCCGCAAAATGTTTCGAGCGGATACATCCAAGGTTCCTACCCGCCGTTCCGCGTGCAAGCCGGAGACCGCTTCCGTTCGACCATCGGATGCGAGTATGGCTCGAATCTCTGCTATGTGGCTTTTCGTCTCGATTACCAAATCGGCTCCGACCCGGTCGCGACGTTTTGGGGTCCGTTCCTCGAGCGCTACGAAGGACAATCGTTCAATGTAGATATTGACCTCTCGCCGCTGGCTGGCAAGGATGTGAAATTCGTTCTGACCGCGCTTGCGGTTGGTCCAGCCACCGGCGACCGCGCCCTTTGGGTGGGTCCGCACATTTATCGCGCCACCGGAGGCGGCGGAGGCAGTCTGCCCGATCTCACGATCAACTCTTTGAGTATCAGTTTCCCCAACGAGTCGTGTTTCAACCCCGGCGAAACGTTGGGCGTACGCGTGCGCGTCACCAATAGCGGACAGGCTTCTGCCGGTAGTTTTGCCGTGCAAGTTGGAACTGCACAGCAAACCGTCAGCGGGTTGGCAGTAGGCGAAACGAAAATCGTTTTCTTCAGCGGCTATACTAACCCGGTCTCGGTTGTTGTTGATCCGGGCGGGGCGGTCGCCGAGAGCAACGAATCCAACAACTCGCGTAACGAAAACCTGCCGGTCCCAACGCCTCCGTTGCCTTGCTTAAGCCCAACGCCGACATCCACTTCCATGTCGCCATCCACTCCAACGCTGACCGCCACGCCCGATCCGCTCAGCGGCTGGAATTTGTTCCAAAATTCCAAATACAAGTTCGGCGTCAAGATCCCGCCCGATGCGGCGGCTGGCATGTCCGATAATTCCGGGCGCGCCGATTTCCCATTTGCCGCCGGCACAAACCTGCGTGAAAAATACTTGGCGATCACAGTGACCGAAGGGCTTGCGACCTGCAAGTACGCGAGCGGCGCCGCGACCTCTTCGAGCAACGTCACCATCAATAGCGTTCAATTCCTAAAAGAGGAAGGCTCTGAAGGCGCGGCGGGCAGTTTCTACGATTGGCTCAGTTATTCGACGATGCAAAACAATGCCTGCATCAACCTTGCCTTCGTCCTCAAATCGGTGAATCCCGGCAATCTGCCCACGCCTCCGCCGATCTTTGACAAGGTCGCCGAGTCTGTGGTCTTCAACCAGATCATCAACTCCTTTGCGATCACTCCATAG